A single region of the Gasterosteus aculeatus chromosome 1, fGasAcu3.hap1.1, whole genome shotgun sequence genome encodes:
- the spp2 gene encoding secreted phosphoprotein 24 isoform X1 — MKSHVLLLALLQSLGCSGIPLESLAERGLAAALAEVNSVHAASHLYRVTKGSVTRVIPMGLNTADLLMAFGIKETECVKASGNNPQTCAFRPGFFVQSLSCSSRVRMSATSAQVVSLRCGSGSSSSSSESSEEVFSRGRHQFNIPLVNRAVPDASAPPAWQIPPRPRGDILPNYLV, encoded by the exons ATGAAGTCACACGTGCTCCTCTTGGCCCTGCTGCAGTCTCTGGGATGCTCGG GAATCCCGCTGGAGTCCCTGGCAGAGAGGGGCCTGGCAGCGGCTCTGGCCGAGGTCAACTCGGTGCACGCCGCCAGCCACCTTTACCGGGTCACTAAAGGCTCTGTCACGAGg GTGATTCCCATGGGCCTGAACACAGCTGACCTGCTGATGGCGTTTGGCATTAAAGAGACGGAGTGTGTAAAGGCTTCGGGAAACAACCCCCAGACATGTGCCTTCAGACCTGGCTTCTTCGTG CAATCCCTGTCCTGCTCCAGTCGGGTTCGAATGTCGGCCACCTCGGCCCAGGTGGTGTCCCTCAGGTGCGGCAgcggctcctccagctccagctcagAGTCTAGCGAGGAG GTGTTCTCTAGAGGGAGACACCAGTTCAACATCCCATTGGTAAATAGAG CAGTACCGGATGCTTCCGCCCCTCCAGCCTGGCAGATCCCTCCGCGGCCTAGAGGCGACATCTTGCCCAACTATCTGGTGTGA
- the spp2 gene encoding secreted phosphoprotein 24 isoform X2, giving the protein MKSHVLLLALLQSLGCSGIPLESLAERGLAAALAEVNSVHAASHLYRVTKGSVTRVIPMGLNTADLLMAFGIKETECVKASGNNPQTCAFRPGFFVQSLSCSSRVRMSATSAQVVSLRCGSGSSSSSSESSEEVFSRGRHQFNIPLVNRVPDASAPPAWQIPPRPRGDILPNYLV; this is encoded by the exons ATGAAGTCACACGTGCTCCTCTTGGCCCTGCTGCAGTCTCTGGGATGCTCGG GAATCCCGCTGGAGTCCCTGGCAGAGAGGGGCCTGGCAGCGGCTCTGGCCGAGGTCAACTCGGTGCACGCCGCCAGCCACCTTTACCGGGTCACTAAAGGCTCTGTCACGAGg GTGATTCCCATGGGCCTGAACACAGCTGACCTGCTGATGGCGTTTGGCATTAAAGAGACGGAGTGTGTAAAGGCTTCGGGAAACAACCCCCAGACATGTGCCTTCAGACCTGGCTTCTTCGTG CAATCCCTGTCCTGCTCCAGTCGGGTTCGAATGTCGGCCACCTCGGCCCAGGTGGTGTCCCTCAGGTGCGGCAgcggctcctccagctccagctcagAGTCTAGCGAGGAG GTGTTCTCTAGAGGGAGACACCAGTTCAACATCCCATTGGTAAATAGAG TACCGGATGCTTCCGCCCCTCCAGCCTGGCAGATCCCTCCGCGGCCTAGAGGCGACATCTTGCCCAACTATCTGGTGTGA
- the alg11 gene encoding GDP-Man:Man(3)GlcNAc(2)-PP-Dol alpha-1,2-mannosyltransferase → MSGHDQLVHCLCEITRLLWKMLLPLLFLCVLLIAVLVLLVLAVRFWLQSSRSARRARDGRPTVAFFHPYCNAGGGGERVLWCAIRALQSRYVDINFVVYTGDLGVTGQQILDGARRRFNIALPRPVQFVFLRHRLLVEPGLFPHFTLLGQSVGSIFLGWEALTEFVPDIYIDSMGYAFTLPLFRYLGGCSVGSYVHYPTISTDMLSVVRERNPRFNNPDYVTDSLFLSAFKVVYYCLLALFYGMAGSCSDLIMVNSSWTLDHILSLWRAPNRTSVVYPPCDVSAFLDVPLEEDGNKKCHSIVSIGQFRPEKDHRLQIKAFKKVLDSRREGPGGREALKLVLIGGCRNQEDEDRVLMLRGLCQELGVADRVAFKLNVPFDELKREIAEATIGLHTMWNEHFGIGIVECMAAGKVILAHKSGGPKLDIVVPFEGGQTGFLAEDEDSYAEAIDRILALEPASRLQIRENARQSVARFSDQEFEACFLAAMDPLMSTLER, encoded by the exons ATGTCGGGCCACGATCAGTTGGTCCACTGTTTGTGTGAAATAACAAG GTTGCTGTGGAAgatgctgctgccgctgctgtttctgtgtgtgctgctgatCGCCGTCCTGGTCCTGCTGGTGCTGGCGGTGCGCTTCTGgctccagagcagcaggagcgcGCGCCGGGCGAGGGACGGTCGTCCCACGGTGGCCTTCTTCCACCCGTACTGCAACGCCGGTGGCGGGGGAGAGCGGGTGCTCTGGTGTGCCATCAGGGCGTTGCAGAGCAG GTACGTGGACATAAACTTTGTGGTGTACACCGGGGACCTTGGTGTGACGGGTCAGCAGATTTTGGACGGGGCGCGGCGGCGTTTCAACATAGCGCTCCCTCGCCCTGTTCAGTTTGTGTTCCTGAGGCACCGGCTGCTCGTGGAGCCCGGCCTGTTCCCTCACTTCACCCTGCTGGGACAGAGTGTGGGCTCCATCTTCCTGGGATGGGAGGCGCTGACGGAGTTTGTCCCAGACATCTACATCGACTCCATGGGCTACGCCTTCACCCTGCCCCTGTTCCGCTACTTAGGAGGCTGCAGCGTGGGGAGTTACGTTCACTACCCCACCATCAGCACTGACATGTTGTCTgtagtgagagagaggaacCCCAG GTTCAACAACCCGGACTACGTCACCGACAGTCTCTTCCTGAGTGCATTCAAGGTGGTATACTACTGCCTGCTCGCTCTGTTTTACGGCATGGCCGGCTCCTGCAGCGACCTCATCATGGTCAACTCCTCCTGGACCCTCGATCACATCCTGTCTCTGTGGCGCGCGCCCAACCGCACCAGCGTGGTCTATCCGCCCTGCGACGTCAGCGCCTTCCTGGATGTCCCactggaggaggacgggaaCAAGAAGTGCCACTCGATCGTTTCCATCGGGCAGTTCAGGCCGGAGAAGGACCACCGTCTGCAGATCAAAGCTTTCAAGAAGGTCTTAGACAGTAGgagggaggggccggggggcaGGGAGGCGCTGAAGCTGGTTCTGATTGGCGGCTGCAGGAATCAGGAAGACGAGGACCGGGTGCTCATGTTGCGGGGTCTGTGCCAGGAGCTGGGAGTCGCGGACAGAGTGGCGTTCAAACTGAACGTGCCCTTCGACGAGCTGAAGAGAGAGATAGCAGAAGCCACCATCGGACTGCATACCATGTGGAACGAACACTTTGGAATAG GCATCGTGGAGTGTATGGCCGCGGGGAAGGTCATTCTGGCACACAAGTCCGGCGGCCCCAAGCTGGACATCGTGGTACCTTTCGAAGGGGGCCAGACAGGCTTTCTGGCTGAGGACGAGGACAGTTACGCGGAGGCCATAGACAGGATCCTGGCGCTGGAACCCGCCAGCCGGCTGCAAATCAGAGAGAACGCACGTCAGTCCGTGGCTCGCTTCTCAGACCAGGAGTTTGAAGCCTGCTTCCTCGCCGCCATGGATCCTCTGATGTCAACACTTGAACGATGA
- the cpb2 gene encoding carboxypeptidase B2 → MRTLLILFVLIHSDKLLRTGGCEETQDQILSITPRTLEQVDILKNISSQHETALWQPVSSHYIKEETEVHLFVPANSSETVKGLLHKGAITHEVLLSNANELIEMQTRNYSTDPRSSSSFYERYHNLEDIFYWINKTQQDNPSTVKAILIGSSYEKRPLYALKLSLNNDLNKKAMWIDCGIHAREWISPAFCLWFVQYALAFYKINQDITDILDNMDVYILPVMNPDGYQYTWTTNRMWRKNRSVNRSNNCIGVDLNRNFDANWCTEGASDEPCTEIYCGAYPESEPESRAVADFLRSHKDSVQLYLSIHSYSQMLLFPYSCTLDEAENHNDLLEMVQEAAQVIRRHYRNTYKYGSGAKTIYLAPGGSDDWAYKLGIKYSFTFELQDRGRYGFLLPPSYISKACNEALIAVKTIALKVIEKTKTY, encoded by the exons ATGAGGActcttttgattttgtttgtatTAATACATTCGGACAAACTCCTGAGGACAGGAGGCTGCGAAGAAACGCA GGACCAAATTTTATCGATCACCCCGAGAACACTGGAACAGGTGGACATCTTGAAGAATATTTCTTCTCAACATGAG ACAGCCTTATGGCAGCCCGTGTCGTCTCACTACATCAAAGAAGAAACGGAGGTCCATCTGTTTGTTCCTGCAAACAGCTCAGAGACCGTCAAGGGCCTTCTGCACAAAGGGGCCATAACACACGA GGTGTTACTGTCCAACGCCAACGAGCTGATTGAAATGCAAACGAGGAACTACTCCACTGACCCCCGAAGCAGCTCATCTTTCTACGAGAGATATCACAATCTTGAAGAT ATCTTTTATTGGATAAACAAGACCCAACAGGACAACCCGAGCACAGTTAAAGCCATTCTCATCGGCTCCTCGTACGAGAAGCGGCCCCTCTACGCTCTGAAG ctGTCTCTAAATAACGACCTGAACAAGAAAGCAATGTGGATTGACTGTGGGATCCATGCCAGAGAGTGGATCTCTCCGGCTTTCTGCTTATGGTTTGTACAATAT GCGTTGGCATTTTACAAGATAAACCAAGACATTACGGACATCCTGGACAACATGGATGTCTACATCCTGCCTGTTATGAACCCCGATGGATACCAGTACACATGGACCACA AACAGGATGTGGAGGAAAAATCGCTCCGTCAACAGGAGCAACAACTGCATTGGGGTCGACCTCAACCGAAACTTTGATGCCAACTGGTGCA CGGAGGGGGCCTCTGATGAGCCCTGCACTGAGATCTACTGCGGTGCGTATCCCGAGTCGGAACCAGAGTCGCGGGCCGTGGCCGACTTCCTGCGCAGTCACAAGGACTCAGTGCAGCTGTACCTCAGCATCCACTCCTACTCGCAGATGCTGCTCTTCCCGTACTCCTGCACCCTGGATGAAGCAGAGAACCACAACGACCTG cttgAGATGGTTCAAGAAGCTGCCCAGGTAATCAGAAGACACTACAGGAACACCTACAAATATGGATCTGGAGCAAAGACAATAT ACTTGGCTCCCGGCGGTTCTGACGATTGGGCTTACAAACTCGGCATCAAATACTCCTTCACATTTGAGCTGCAGGACCGCGGGCGATATGGCTTCCTCCTGCCACCGTCTTACATTTCCAAAGCCTGCAACGAAGCTCTGATTGCTGTGAAGACCATTGCTCTCAAAGTTATCGAGAAAACGAAAACTTACTAA